In the genome of Methanobrevibacter sp., the window TTATTCAGATGGTAAATCATTAAGTGTATCCAATTCTAATTTCAAGGATAATAATGGTATTGGAACTATTTATAACAATGCTGAATTAACATTAGCAGAAAACAAAATACAATCAACCAATATTGGAATAATTAATGATAAAGGTACTGTCACTACAACAATTAATGCTATCTTCTTAGAAAATAAAACACTTTCTGCAGAATTAGGTGATGTTGTAGAACTTAGAGCTACTTTAACTGATGATAATGGAAATGCAATAAAAGATTACAATTTCAAATTCTCAGTAAACGGAAAAACAATTGAGGACATCACATTTGATGATGGAGTATACACAACTGAATATATTATTGAAAATGTTGGTGAAATTGTTATTTCCACTGATTATGTGGCGGATAATTTAGTAAAACGCATTGGTATTTATGAAGTTCCTAAAGCGCATATCACTGAATTTAAAGTATATGTTAATAAAAATGAATTTAAAGTAGGGGAAACTGTAACTGTAAATGTAATTTTACGTGGTGTAAATGACCTTGGATTGAATGGTGATGTTGTTGTAATTTTAAATAATGTCCAATATACAGTAAAAGTAAATAATGGTATAGGTTCATTTGACGTATCTGGTTTGGCTTCTAACACTTATGCTGCTTTTGCTTTCTTCAATGGTGATGATAATTATAATGTTCCTGTATTTGATAATGTAATATTTAAAGTGATGGAACCGGATTATGTCATATCTATCTCTGTTGATGATAATGTTAAAGTTGGTGAGGATGCTACTGTCAAAGTAAGCATTCCGGGTGCTTCTGGTGTAGTTAAAATCATTGTTGATGGTGCTGGCACTATTATAACATTAGATGAAACCGGAAAAGCAGAATACCTTATTCCAAATATTGCTGCTGGTGAACATTCAATTATAGCAATATATGATGGTGATGAAACCCATAATGCAGTTTATAACAGTGCTGTTTTAAAAGTTGCCAAATTTGCTAGTGAGGTTAGTGTTGCTGGTGGTAATGTTGTTGTTGGTCAGGATACTGTGATTAAGGTTAGTGTTACTGACGGTGCTACTGGTGTTGTTATGATTGAGGTTGCTGGTGCTTATTATAGTCTAGATCTTTCTGAGTCTGATGAGATTAGTATTAGTTTGCCTGTTGGAGAGTACAGTGTTGTTGCTAAATATATGGGTGATGACAAGTTTGATTCTTCTGTGTCCAGTCCGATTACTGTTGTTGTAGCTGATAAGCAGGTTGCTCATATTACAATTGAGGCTGCTGATGTTAAAGTTGGTGAGGATGCTACTGTTAGTGTAAGTATTCCTGGTGCTTCTGGTGTAGTTAAAATCATTGTTGATGGTGTGGAATCTGTTGTTGATTTAGATGATGGTGGTAAGGTAAGTCATGCTGTTTCTGGTCTTGCTGCTGGTGAGCATTCTATTGTAGTTGTTTATGATGGAGATGCGAATTATAAAGCTGCACATGACAGTGCTGTTTTAAAAGTTGCCAAACTTGCTAGTGAGGTTGCTATTTCTCCAAATGTCGCAGGTCAGAATATTGTTATTGATGTTGATGTTACTGAGGGAGCCACTGGTTTGGTCTTAATTAAGGTTGGAGATATTTATTATGCTTTAGACCTTTCTAAATCTAATAAATTAAGTCTTAATTTACCTGTTGGCGAGTATGCGATTGTTGCTAATTATGGTGGTGATGGTAAATTCAATCCTTCTGAATCCAGTCCAATTACTATTGTTGTAAAAGATAAACAAGTAACACCAATTACTTTAAATGTTGCCGACATCAAAGTAGGTGAAACAGGTATTGCAAGTATCACATTAGCAAAAGATGCTACCGGATCTGTAGTTATTTTTGTTGATGGCAAAAAAGTTGACACTGTTGATGTTGTTGATGGCAATGCCAGTGTTTCATTGTCTAACTTAAGTGCAGGAAACCATGTTGTTGAAGCGAAATATTCCGGTGATGAGAATTATGCTTCAGTTTCCGATTTAAAAACAATGTCAGTATCTAGAATAGATACTGTGATTGTTGTTGATGCCACATTTACTCGTGTTGCGAATGATTGGAGTGCTGGTGAAAGAGGAGCATTGTTCTATGCAGTATTGAAAGATGCTAATGGAAACCCATTAGTAAATAAAACAGTACAAATTGCAGTAAATGGTCCGATTTATAAGGTAACTACTGATGAATATGGTAGAGCAGGATTGCAAATTAACCTTGTTGCTGCTAATACATACACTTATGCATTAAGCTTCCAAGGTGATGATATGTATAATGCTGCACCGATTGCTTCATCCAAGTTGATTATCACCAAGAAGGCAACAACAATTAAAGCAACTGATAAAACATTTAAATCAACTGCAAAAACAAAAACTGTAAGTGTAAAACTAACAACCAGTAAAAACCCGTACGACGGTAAAACATACCTCAGTGCTGGTAAAAAAATTACCTTAAAAGTTAATGGTAAAACATACACAGCAAAAACAGATAAAAATGGAATTGCTAAATTTAATATTGGTTTAACTAAAAAAGGTAAGTACACAGCATCAATTAAATTTGCAGGTGACAACACATACAAAGGTTCATCAAAATCTATAAAAATAACAATTAAATAGAAGAGAACAACTCTTCTATCTTTTTCTTTTTTTCAAAACGAGAGTGGGACACGAACTCACTAATTTTTTTACTTATTTTTCATTTAATTTTATATACTATGAAGTACAATCTATTATTATAGATATAAATCTTTATGGTTGTTTTATTTATGGTTTTAAGAGATGATACTATTAATCAGACCATGTTGGTGCCTATGGACTTGAGGAAATTGATTCCAAAAGACCATCCGTGTTATTTTATTAAAAATGTGGCTGATCATATTGATTGTTCCAAAGCAAACCGTGAGTTTGCTGATACGCTGGAGATTTGCTTATCCTCGTGAATTATTGCTTAGGCTAGTTTTGATGAGTGTTTTTGATGGAGGATTATCATCACGTGAGATTGAGCGAAGAACTCAAACGGATGTTGGTTATATGTATTTAGCAGGCATGCAGCATCCTAGTTATCGTACAATTTTGAGATTTAAGCGTAATTATTCTGATCTGATTGATGAAGCTTTTAAAATGACTATAAAAATTGTAACCGAAGAAGAATTAGTTAAAATTCATCATGTAAGTGTTGATGGGACTAAAATAAAAGCAAAAACATCAATTAACAAATTGACAAACGAACAGCAATTAAAAATAATGAAACAACATCTTGAAAAAAGCATTAAACTAGACGAAGAAGAAGATGAAGAATTAGGTGAAGAATCCGGGAATTCTGTTCCAGAAACATTAACTGATGAAGAAAAATTCAAAGAAGTCTTTAAAAAAGTTAATAAATCTTCTAAATATGATAGAAACAAAGATAAATTAAGAGCTTCCAGTAAAAAGCTCTTAAAACAAGCAGAAGAAAATCCAGAAAAAATTCTCAAAAAGGTCGAAACACTTGAAGAAAAACTCAATGAATCTGAAAAAGACGTTATTAGCATAAATGACCCTGATGCAAGGTTTATGAAGAATAAAAAAGGGCGATGGGAATTTTATTACAATGCACAAATCGCAGTAGACGAACACAAAGGAATAATAATCGCATCACACATTACCAATAATCCAAGCGATCATCATGAACTTATTCCAGAAATAGAATAAGTAAAATCAAATTTAAGCGAAATATACAACGAAATACCGTCTAATTTCCAAGTAAGTGCTGATAATGGATATTCCACAGACATCAACACTGAATATCTCGAACAAGAAGGTTTAGATGGTTACATATCTTCACGAAAATTCTCAAGAAAAGAAAAGAAATACAATTTAACCGAAAAACCATTTTCCAAAGATAATTTTAATTACGATAACGAAATCAAGACGTATATTTGTCCATTAGGACAACCATTGTACTGTGTGAAAGAATATGAATACAAAAACAAGCCAAGAATTACTTATTGGACAAAAGAATGTAAATCATGTTCAGTACAAGAGTATTGCGTAAAAAGTCAACGATATAAAACGATTAGCGATTATGGAAATCCCTCCAAAATAAGAATGCAACGGAAAATGGAAACTTCTGAAGCGCAAGAAATCTACAAATTAAGATCAAAAACAGCCGAATTGCCATTTACAAACATGAAACAAAACATGCACTTAACAGAATTCACAACAACAGGATTAAAACAAGTAAATACTGAATTCAAACTATATGCAATCGGACATAACCTAAAAAGAATCTATAATGAAATAAACATGAAAAATAACTAAAAAAATAAGAAACAAACAAA includes:
- a CDS encoding transposase, producing the protein MKEYEYKNKPRITYWTKECKSCSVQEYCVKSQRYKTISDYGNPSKIRMQRKMETSEAQEIYKLRSKTAELPFTNMKQNMHLTEFTTTGLKQVNTEFKLYAIGHNLKRIYNEINMKNN
- a CDS encoding transposase, with the protein product MIVPKQTVSLLIRWRFAYPRELLLRLVLMSVFDGGLSSREIERRTQTDVGYMYLAGMQHPSYRTILRFKRNYSDLIDEAFKMTIKIVTEEELVKIHHVSVDGTKIKAKTSINKLTNEQQLKIMKQHLEKSIKLDEEEDEELGEESGNSVPETLTDEEKFKEVFKKVNKSSKYDRNKDKLRASSKKLLKQAEENPEKILKKVETLEEKLNESEKDVISINDPDARFMKNKKGRWEFYYNAQIAVDEHKGIIIASHITNNPSDHHELIPEIE
- a CDS encoding Ig-like domain-containing protein, with the protein product YSDGKSLSVSNSNFKDNNGIGTIYNNAELTLAENKIQSTNIGIINDKGTVTTTINAIFLENKTLSAELGDVVELRATLTDDNGNAIKDYNFKFSVNGKTIEDITFDDGVYTTEYIIENVGEIVISTDYVADNLVKRIGIYEVPKAHITEFKVYVNKNEFKVGETVTVNVILRGVNDLGLNGDVVVILNNVQYTVKVNNGIGSFDVSGLASNTYAAFAFFNGDDNYNVPVFDNVIFKVMEPDYVISISVDDNVKVGEDATVKVSIPGASGVVKIIVDGAGTIITLDETGKAEYLIPNIAAGEHSIIAIYDGDETHNAVYNSAVLKVAKFASEVSVAGGNVVVGQDTVIKVSVTDGATGVVMIEVAGAYYSLDLSESDEISISLPVGEYSVVAKYMGDDKFDSSVSSPITVVVADKQVAHITIEAADVKVGEDATVSVSIPGASGVVKIIVDGVESVVDLDDGGKVSHAVSGLAAGEHSIVVVYDGDANYKAAHDSAVLKVAKLASEVAISPNVAGQNIVIDVDVTEGATGLVLIKVGDIYYALDLSKSNKLSLNLPVGEYAIVANYGGDGKFNPSESSPITIVVKDKQVTPITLNVADIKVGETGIASITLAKDATGSVVIFVDGKKVDTVDVVDGNASVSLSNLSAGNHVVEAKYSGDENYASVSDLKTMSVSRIDTVIVVDATFTRVANDWSAGERGALFYAVLKDANGNPLVNKTVQIAVNGPIYKVTTDEYGRAGLQINLVAANTYTYALSFQGDDMYNAAPIASSKLIITKKATTIKATDKTFKSTAKTKTVSVKLTTSKNPYDGKTYLSAGKKITLKVNGKTYTAKTDKNGIAKFNIGLTKKGKYTASIKFAGDNTYKGSSKSIKITIK